The following are from one region of the Endozoicomonas sp. 4G genome:
- a CDS encoding acetyltransferase — MPTDLLIIGAGGHAKVVIEACNLSSPQLVLNVVDQSSEKVDTLLLEKYRVTLLDSSSILPNICHIAIGNNQVRRSLCNWIEQLNCSLHSVIHPDAIISPSATIHDGTFIAARTVIAAETIIEYGCIVNHGVVVDHDCHIGAFSHIAPHSTLCGGVSVGEGVLIGAGATVLPMVKIGKCAVIGAGAVVTSDIPEGKTVMGIPGRAI; from the coding sequence ATGCCTACTGATTTACTCATTATTGGAGCAGGCGGTCATGCAAAAGTTGTTATTGAAGCCTGCAATCTTTCGAGTCCACAGTTAGTTTTGAATGTAGTGGATCAGTCATCAGAAAAGGTTGATACACTACTTCTTGAAAAGTACCGAGTAACCTTACTAGATTCCAGCAGTATCTTACCTAACATTTGCCACATTGCGATTGGTAATAACCAAGTAAGAAGAAGTTTGTGCAATTGGATTGAGCAACTAAATTGCTCGCTACACTCTGTGATTCACCCTGATGCCATTATATCACCCTCCGCTACGATTCATGATGGTACTTTTATCGCCGCTCGTACTGTTATTGCAGCTGAAACAATCATCGAATACGGTTGTATTGTTAATCACGGTGTGGTTGTTGACCATGATTGCCATATAGGTGCGTTTAGTCATATTGCTCCTCACTCTACTCTTTGTGGAGGTGTTAGTGTTGGAGAGGGGGTATTAATTGGTGCTGGAGCAACTGTTCTGCCAATGGTGAAAATAGGGAAATGTGCAGTTATTGGTGCTGGAGCTGTTGTTACCTCTGATATACCCGAAGGTAAAACAGTAATGGGTATACCGGGAAGAGCAATTTAA
- a CDS encoding aminotransferase class I/II-fold pyridoxal phosphate-dependent enzyme: MQDLEEILVSNQCTLKEALLLLDKSGASVLLQINKKGQLRRTVTDGDIRRLLLSGYGMEDTLEKLPDKKPVTVPASISDQDALSIMNDHGISQLPAVNNDGCPVSLHLRSEIQPRILLSTPHMGGLEQKYVEEAFLTNWVAPVGPNVDGFEKEIAQYVKTGHAAALSSGTAAIHLALRLLDVSHGDTVFCSSFTFIASANPILYQGATPVFIDSEPDTWNMSPQALECAFQRSLEIGKKPKAVIVVHLYGQSAKMADIIAICNKYDVPVVEDAAESLGGLYKGQHTGTFGKFGVFSFNGNKIITTSGGGMLISDDQAMIEKARYLSTQARMPEPHYEHTEVGYNYRMSNVLAGIGRGQLSVLDKRVTARRKIFEIYREALIDFECLDWMPEPEGDFSNRWLTALSLNPKKTNISPASMITQLNEFNIEARHLWKPMHLQPLFTGVQYFKHSDIDFCKGLFASGLCLPSGSSMNEEQIYFVVEKIKYILRKSHRA; the protein is encoded by the coding sequence ATGCAAGATCTCGAAGAGATTTTAGTTTCAAATCAATGTACTTTGAAGGAAGCCCTGCTTTTGCTTGATAAAAGTGGAGCTTCTGTTTTATTACAGATTAATAAGAAGGGGCAGCTTCGGCGTACAGTGACAGATGGCGATATTCGCAGGTTGCTTTTATCCGGTTATGGAATGGAAGATACCTTGGAAAAGCTCCCTGATAAAAAACCTGTTACCGTTCCAGCAAGCATTTCTGATCAAGATGCACTTTCTATCATGAATGACCATGGAATTAGCCAGTTGCCTGCAGTTAATAATGATGGATGCCCTGTTTCGCTGCATTTGAGAAGTGAAATACAGCCTCGAATACTTCTTTCTACTCCACACATGGGAGGCTTAGAACAAAAATATGTTGAAGAAGCTTTTCTTACAAATTGGGTAGCACCTGTAGGGCCAAATGTTGATGGTTTTGAAAAAGAAATCGCACAGTATGTGAAGACAGGGCATGCCGCAGCGTTAAGCTCTGGCACGGCTGCCATTCATTTGGCTTTAAGGTTGTTAGACGTTTCTCATGGAGACACTGTTTTTTGTTCTAGTTTTACTTTCATTGCCAGTGCTAATCCAATTTTATATCAAGGTGCAACACCTGTATTTATTGATTCTGAACCTGATACTTGGAATATGTCTCCTCAAGCTTTGGAGTGTGCATTTCAAAGAAGTTTAGAAATAGGTAAAAAGCCAAAGGCAGTGATTGTTGTACATCTTTATGGTCAGAGCGCTAAAATGGCAGATATCATAGCCATCTGTAATAAATATGATGTACCTGTCGTTGAAGATGCTGCAGAGTCATTAGGTGGTCTTTACAAAGGTCAGCATACTGGAACTTTCGGAAAGTTCGGTGTGTTTTCATTTAATGGAAATAAAATCATTACCACATCGGGTGGCGGCATGCTGATATCTGACGATCAAGCTATGATCGAGAAGGCAAGGTATCTTTCTACGCAGGCTAGAATGCCTGAACCCCATTATGAACATACTGAAGTTGGCTACAACTATCGTATGAGTAATGTACTGGCAGGTATTGGGCGGGGTCAATTATCAGTCCTTGATAAAAGAGTAACCGCGCGCAGGAAGATTTTTGAGATATATAGAGAGGCTCTAATTGATTTTGAGTGCCTTGACTGGATGCCAGAACCTGAAGGTGATTTTTCTAATAGATGGTTGACTGCATTAAGTCTAAATCCTAAAAAAACAAATATTTCTCCTGCTTCAATGATTACACAACTGAATGAATTCAATATTGAAGCTCGTCATTTATGGAAACCTATGCATTTGCAGCCATTGTTTACTGGGGTGCAATATTTTAAGCATTCTGACATTGATTTTTGCAAAGGTCTATTTGCATCTGGCCTGTGCCTCCCATCTGGCTCTAGCATGAATGAGGAACAGATTTATTTTGTTGTTGAAAAAATAAAATATATTCTTAGAAAAAGTCATCGAGCATGA
- a CDS encoding nucleoside-diphosphate sugar epimerase/dehydratase, with amino-acid sequence MGLYRAVLRYMGSDSLIVIFKACSYSAICLMLAGFVSGQAHLPRSIPFIYWLLLLPTMTISRYVIRSWLLEESIADIFPEFFPKRQGHSNRGIPVAIYGAGAAGVQVMSALDKGIEYQPVAFIDDKRDNAGRAIQGRRIYRPIAFEQMVQETGVQEVLLAIPSATRQRRKEIVQELEQHGLPIRTIPAMSDLASGRMKMQEIQPVDIGDVLGRDEVAPRQDLLEKCITGKVVMVTGAGGSIGSELCRQILKKKPLCLVLYEHSEFSLYSVEQDLIKAQNRLHDCKAVQIAAILGSVNNPDRLIETMRRFSVDTLYHAAAYKHVPIVEHNIEEGLRNNTLGTLYAAQAAIVTQVERFVLISTDKAVRPTNVMGASKRLSEMALQGLADESSVKLFHSDQFGVAPGTKIPVNTCFTMVRFGNVLGSSGSVIPVFREQIRTGGPVTVTHPDINRYFMTIPEAALLVIQAGAMATGGEVFVLDMGQPVKIANLAKRMINLSGLTLKDESHPEGDIEIVYTGLRPGEKLYEELLIGDNVTGTSHPKISMAMEHKELWNDYRLALETVFEVARERRFNDLRNLLASYVNGFSPSSDVVDWMDQSMPVESKPERGALSYH; translated from the coding sequence ATGGGCCTGTACCGAGCCGTCCTCCGCTACATGGGCTCCGATTCTCTCATAGTAATCTTCAAAGCCTGCTCCTATTCCGCCATCTGTCTAATGCTGGCCGGATTTGTTTCCGGGCAGGCCCATCTCCCTCGCTCCATCCCTTTCATCTATTGGCTCCTGTTACTGCCAACCATGACCATCTCTCGCTATGTGATCAGGAGTTGGTTGTTAGAGGAATCCATAGCCGATATTTTTCCTGAGTTTTTTCCCAAAAGGCAGGGACACTCAAACCGCGGTATTCCTGTTGCCATTTATGGCGCAGGTGCGGCAGGGGTTCAGGTGATGTCTGCTTTGGATAAGGGAATTGAGTACCAGCCAGTCGCTTTTATAGATGACAAAAGAGACAACGCTGGTCGTGCAATTCAGGGAAGGCGTATTTATCGGCCCATAGCTTTTGAGCAGATGGTCCAGGAAACAGGCGTCCAGGAAGTGTTGCTGGCTATACCCTCAGCGACAAGACAAAGGCGGAAAGAGATCGTTCAGGAACTTGAGCAACACGGTCTGCCGATTCGAACCATACCCGCCATGTCTGACCTGGCCAGTGGTCGCATGAAAATGCAGGAAATTCAGCCTGTTGATATTGGTGATGTGCTCGGCAGGGACGAAGTGGCTCCAAGGCAAGACCTTTTGGAGAAGTGTATTACGGGTAAAGTGGTCATGGTGACCGGGGCAGGGGGGTCTATTGGTTCTGAGCTTTGTCGGCAGATCCTTAAGAAGAAGCCTTTGTGCCTGGTTCTTTATGAACACAGTGAATTCAGTCTCTATTCCGTCGAGCAGGATTTAATCAAGGCGCAAAATCGTTTACATGACTGTAAAGCCGTTCAGATTGCGGCAATACTGGGTTCGGTCAATAATCCGGATCGTTTGATTGAAACCATGCGCAGATTTTCTGTGGATACGCTTTATCATGCGGCTGCCTATAAACACGTACCTATCGTTGAGCACAATATCGAAGAAGGGTTGCGTAACAATACGCTGGGTACACTGTATGCGGCACAGGCAGCCATTGTGACTCAGGTAGAACGTTTTGTACTGATATCGACGGATAAAGCCGTTCGACCCACCAATGTTATGGGCGCATCAAAACGTTTGTCAGAAATGGCTTTGCAGGGATTGGCGGATGAAAGCTCAGTGAAGTTGTTTCACTCAGATCAGTTTGGCGTTGCGCCAGGCACAAAAATACCGGTGAATACCTGTTTTACTATGGTGCGGTTTGGCAATGTACTGGGTTCAAGTGGCTCAGTTATTCCTGTGTTTCGTGAACAGATTCGAACCGGCGGCCCTGTGACGGTGACTCACCCGGACATTAATCGGTATTTCATGACCATCCCGGAGGCTGCGCTGCTGGTGATTCAGGCCGGTGCCATGGCTACCGGGGGAGAGGTTTTTGTTTTGGACATGGGGCAGCCTGTCAAAATAGCGAACCTGGCTAAGCGGATGATTAATTTGTCTGGCCTGACCCTTAAAGACGAAAGTCATCCTGAAGGGGATATTGAAATTGTTTACACAGGCTTACGTCCCGGTGAAAAGCTCTATGAAGAATTGTTGATAGGCGACAATGTGACAGGCACCAGTCATCCAAAAATAAGTATGGCGATGGAACACAAAGAGTTGTGGAACGACTACAGGCTGGCCTTGGAAACTGTGTTTGAGGTAGCCCGGGAACGACGCTTTAATGATCTGAGAAATCTGCTTGCCAGTTATGTGAATGGCTTTAGTCCGTCGTCTGATGTGGTGGACTGGATGGATCAGTCCATGCCGGTTGAATCGAAACCTGAGCGTGGGGCTTTGAGTTATCACTGA